The following are from one region of the Thiocapsa rosea genome:
- a CDS encoding DnaJ domain-containing protein yields the protein MARLLILLGILGAVLWFLHWFRVTPAHRVSQVLRKAAFWGVIGVLVLAAATGRLSPIFAAVGAAIPLLLRAAAVVRLFPAIQQLLRGLGLGGLAGPAGAGGGARASSIRTKFFEMRLDHATGTMDGQILDGPFKDRRLSDLTLDELMRILEFYRDADAQSAAVLEAYLDREREADWRQSDLGDGRTGRAPAHSERLTKTEAWAILGLEPDADADAIRTAHRRLMQRLHPDRGGSDYLAAKINEAKRLLLGD from the coding sequence ATGGCGCGTTTGCTGATCCTGCTCGGAATCCTGGGCGCAGTTCTGTGGTTTTTGCACTGGTTTCGCGTCACCCCGGCGCACCGGGTCAGTCAGGTGCTGCGCAAGGCCGCGTTCTGGGGCGTCATCGGGGTCTTAGTCCTGGCCGCAGCGACCGGACGGCTGAGTCCCATCTTCGCAGCCGTCGGCGCGGCGATCCCGCTGCTGCTGCGTGCGGCCGCCGTGGTGCGGCTTTTCCCCGCTATCCAGCAGTTGCTGCGTGGCCTTGGCCTGGGTGGCTTGGCCGGACCTGCCGGAGCCGGAGGCGGCGCCCGGGCATCCAGCATCCGAACCAAGTTCTTCGAGATGCGCCTCGATCATGCGACCGGGACGATGGATGGCCAGATCCTCGATGGCCCCTTCAAGGATCGTCGGCTCTCGGATCTCACGCTCGATGAGCTGATGCGAATACTTGAGTTCTATCGCGACGCCGATGCTCAATCGGCAGCTGTGCTCGAGGCTTATCTCGATCGCGAGCGCGAGGCCGACTGGCGACAGAGCGATCTCGGTGACGGTCGCACCGGTCGCGCGCCGGCGCACAGCGAGCGTTTGACCAAAACCGAAGCCTGGGCAATCCTCGGGTTGGAGCCGGACGCCGATGCCGATGCAATCCGTACGGCCCATCGGCGGCTCATGCAGCGTCTGCATCCCGATCGCGGCGGGTCGGATTATCTGGCCGCGAAGATCAACGAGGCCAAGCGGTTGTTGCTGGGGGACTAG
- a CDS encoding DUF2232 domain-containing protein: MKAIAAFVMRGPSQAALVAAVTALLSILIPPLGLLSAGSIGLVALRSGPVYGLIVSAVATLGMGAIAWLALGSPLPALGVLLMLWVPILTLALLLRYSRSLALTLQVAGALGILLMLTAYALMGDPSATWLTILEPFREALVKDGVLDDTASAAVFAELAGWMTGAFAAALVAQLLFGLFIARWWQALLYNPGGFGEEFRELRLSRPFGVLVLLLLALLPFSDGASLTANLLLVPGVLLLFQGLAVAHQVRALKQARQAWLVGLYVMVVFFMPQVLLLIACIGLVDIWADIRSRVAPSAGPPGPGPSGPVT, encoded by the coding sequence ATGAAGGCGATTGCGGCCTTCGTGATGCGCGGCCCGTCGCAGGCGGCGCTGGTCGCCGCCGTCACGGCCTTGTTGTCGATCCTGATTCCGCCGTTGGGCTTGCTCAGCGCCGGCTCGATCGGTTTGGTGGCTCTGCGTAGCGGTCCTGTCTACGGCTTGATCGTCAGTGCGGTGGCGACCCTCGGGATGGGCGCCATTGCCTGGTTGGCTTTGGGTTCGCCTTTGCCTGCCCTCGGCGTCCTGCTGATGCTGTGGGTGCCGATTCTGACCTTGGCACTCCTGCTGCGTTACAGCCGCTCTCTGGCACTGACGCTGCAGGTGGCAGGTGCCTTGGGCATCTTGCTCATGCTGACGGCCTACGCCCTGATGGGCGACCCGAGTGCGACCTGGCTGACGATCCTCGAGCCGTTCAGAGAGGCTTTGGTGAAGGACGGCGTGCTGGACGATACGGCGAGCGCGGCCGTGTTCGCCGAGCTTGCGGGCTGGATGACCGGTGCATTTGCTGCGGCCTTGGTCGCGCAGTTGCTGTTCGGGCTCTTTATTGCGCGTTGGTGGCAGGCGCTGCTCTACAACCCCGGCGGATTCGGCGAAGAGTTTCGGGAGCTGCGGTTGAGCCGCCCGTTCGGGGTCCTCGTGCTGCTGCTCTTGGCGCTTCTTCCCTTCAGCGACGGCGCGAGCCTCACGGCAAACCTGCTGTTGGTGCCGGGTGTCCTGCTCCTGTTTCAGGGTCTCGCGGTGGCCCATCAGGTGCGTGCGCTCAAGCAGGCACGTCAGGCGTGGTTGGTCGGACTCTATGTCATGGTGGTGTTTTTCATGCCGCAGGTCCTGCTCCTGATCGCCTGTATCGGTTTGGTGGATATCTGGGCCGATATCCGGTCCCGAGTCGCTCCATCGGCAGGGCCGCCGGGGCCCGGCCCGAGCGGTCCGGTGACCTGA
- a CDS encoding SRPBCC family protein, with protein sequence MVKTQVQTLIRLPPAQVYSFVVEDFLRNYPRWSPEVQSLQAVTQGPVRVGWIGRQVRVDQGRRTDSRFRVVALEPGRRVSFKGTTDPYVIEYRFEPLGEHTHLTFIFELAQLNLALRPFEKLIRIAAQDGAERVTRNLKGLIESEFGAAA encoded by the coding sequence ATGGTCAAAACCCAAGTACAAACACTGATTCGTCTTCCACCCGCGCAGGTCTACAGCTTCGTGGTCGAGGACTTCCTGCGCAACTACCCGCGCTGGTCGCCCGAGGTGCAGAGCCTTCAGGCGGTGACACAAGGTCCGGTCCGGGTCGGTTGGATCGGTCGACAGGTTCGTGTCGACCAAGGGCGTCGCACCGACAGCCGGTTTCGTGTCGTCGCGCTCGAGCCAGGCCGGCGCGTTTCCTTCAAGGGGACCACCGACCCCTACGTCATCGAGTATCGGTTCGAGCCCCTCGGCGAGCATACACACCTCACCTTCATCTTCGAGCTGGCACAGCTGAATTTGGCGCTTCGCCCCTTCGAGAAGCTGATTCGCATCGCCGCACAAGATGGTGCCGAGCGCGTGACCCGCAACCTGAAGGGCCTCATCGAATCCGAGTTCGGCGCCGCCGCGTGA
- the rpsR gene encoding 30S ribosomal protein S18, with product MESNNSRFFRRKRYCRFTAEGITEIDYKDLNLLKAYVSESGKIVPSRITGTSAKYQRQLAQAVKRARYLALLPYTDGH from the coding sequence ATGGAATCCAACAACTCACGTTTTTTCCGTCGTAAGCGCTACTGCCGCTTTACCGCCGAAGGCATCACCGAGATCGATTACAAGGATCTCAACCTGCTGAAAGCCTACGTCAGCGAGTCCGGCAAGATCGTCCCGAGCCGGATCACCGGGACCTCTGCGAAGTATCAGCGTCAATTGGCCCAAGCGGTCAAGCGCGCCCGTTACCTGGCACTGCTCCCGTATACCGACGGCCACTGA
- a CDS encoding VWA domain-containing protein, which translates to MTSKRTDLESTASATDVSAFLRQVAATPRVGPPGARGRLIFAMDATASREPTWDRAAQIQSGMFIETRDLGGLEVQLCYYRGFRDFSASPWLQDSEALLKRMNRVFCEAGLTQIGRVLEHALEEAKKGRVDAVVFVGDCMEESRDRLADLAGRLGLAGVPAFVFQEGRDPATERSFREIARLSGGAWCPFDASSPRMLHDLLAAVAVYAAGGRAALTHYGETHGGAVLQLTHQITKKGT; encoded by the coding sequence ATGACCTCGAAACGAACCGATCTCGAATCAACCGCAAGCGCGACCGATGTGAGCGCCTTCCTGCGTCAGGTCGCAGCGACACCGCGTGTCGGCCCGCCCGGCGCACGCGGGCGGCTCATCTTCGCGATGGACGCCACGGCGAGCCGCGAGCCGACGTGGGATCGGGCGGCGCAGATCCAATCCGGCATGTTCATCGAGACGCGCGATTTGGGCGGGCTGGAGGTCCAGCTTTGCTACTATCGCGGCTTCCGGGATTTCTCGGCCTCGCCGTGGCTTCAGGACTCGGAGGCGCTGCTCAAACGGATGAACCGAGTCTTCTGCGAGGCTGGTCTGACCCAGATCGGCCGCGTTCTGGAGCATGCCCTGGAGGAGGCCAAGAAAGGGCGTGTCGATGCCGTGGTGTTCGTCGGCGACTGCATGGAAGAGAGTCGCGATCGTCTCGCCGATCTGGCCGGGCGGCTCGGGCTCGCGGGCGTGCCGGCGTTCGTCTTCCAGGAGGGTCGCGACCCGGCGACCGAGCGCAGTTTCCGCGAGATTGCTCGCTTGAGCGGCGGTGCCTGGTGTCCGTTCGACGCGAGCAGCCCCCGGATGCTGCACGATCTGCTCGCCGCGGTGGCCGTCTATGCCGCCGGCGGCCGGGCGGCGCTGACGCACTACGGCGAGACCCACGGCGGGGCCGTCCTTCAATTGACCCACCAAATAACCAAAAAAGGGACCTGA
- the rpsF gene encoding 30S ribosomal protein S6, with translation MRHYEVVFMVHPSQSEQVASMIERYQTNLQKRGGVVHRLEDWGRRPLAYPINKVHKAHYVLMNVECDQEAIDELESAFRFNDAVLRNLIVRRDDAVTEPSPLVKTGEERERSDAPEGGSRRDDSGRSSSPDSDSQSD, from the coding sequence ATGCGACATTACGAAGTAGTCTTCATGGTTCATCCGAGCCAGAGCGAGCAGGTGGCGAGCATGATCGAGCGCTACCAGACGAATCTGCAAAAGCGTGGCGGCGTCGTGCACCGCTTGGAGGATTGGGGACGTCGCCCGCTGGCGTACCCGATCAACAAGGTGCACAAGGCGCACTACGTCCTCATGAACGTCGAGTGCGATCAAGAGGCCATCGACGAGCTCGAAAGCGCCTTCCGTTTCAACGATGCAGTCCTGCGCAACCTCATCGTTCGCCGCGACGATGCCGTGACGGAGCCCTCCCCGTTGGTGAAGACCGGAGAGGAGCGCGAGCGCTCGGATGCACCCGAAGGCGGCAGCCGCCGGGACGATTCAGGTCGAAGCAGCAGCCCCGACAGCGACTCCCAGAGCGACTAA
- a CDS encoding DUF1902 domain-containing protein, protein MHYEICVEWDAEAGVWYIEDSNVPGLVGEASTLEAMMTLLQARVPEMLAENGCPADDTIPLRLLTTTHLAQLRQVAR, encoded by the coding sequence ATGCACTATGAAATCTGCGTCGAATGGGATGCCGAGGCCGGCGTCTGGTACATCGAGGACAGCAATGTCCCCGGACTGGTAGGAGAGGCGTCCACGCTGGAAGCCATGATGACACTGTTGCAGGCCCGGGTTCCGGAAATGCTGGCGGAAAATGGCTGTCCGGCGGATGACACGATCCCGCTGCGGCTGCTGACGACCACGCATCTTGCTCAACTGCGTCAGGTCGCCCGATAG
- a CDS encoding type II toxin-antitoxin system HicA family toxin, whose amino-acid sequence MGANFTPELIRLLRAAGCTLVRHGKGDHDIWESPISGRRFPVDGKIRSRHMANTVLKQAGLPQTL is encoded by the coding sequence ATGGGTGCGAACTTTACGCCCGAGCTGATCCGTCTGCTCCGCGCCGCCGGTTGTACGTTGGTCAGGCATGGCAAGGGCGACCATGACATCTGGGAAAGCCCCATCAGCGGTCGACGCTTCCCTGTCGATGGGAAGATCCGCTCGCGCCACATGGCCAACACGGTCCTCAAACAAGCGGGTCTGCCGCAAACACTCTAA
- a CDS encoding acyltransferase family protein gives MNPSATDRNHALDGIRGLAILWVFAFHANALLVGVTADAPAGWGQSLAEKGLLGVQLFFVLSGFLLARPWMQATVAGTPYPSIGGFYARRARRIIPTYWLHLALLFGLVLPILRGSYAILGTDIGLTNLWLHILLLHFLHPGSSSSLGLNMALWSLSIEAQFYLLLPLLAPLFARNRVLIALPAALIIALLWKTYAPDLLMEWVYLNVSPARLFFFDPVSGRAGPFPPEMMRFFLERQLPGELIAFALGMAAANLYARLHSGETAAPPPRAIDLAALAFLVLATPTLIHLSFGEIVTGVGWRLLGMPLFLVGCTLLVLAAALRTPLIDRIFASPVLVPIGIVSYSLFLWHEPVLRLVATGRLFPNVCDGAPCRIALALGLALLVAAASYVLTERRRASRI, from the coding sequence TTGAACCCCTCCGCAACAGATCGAAATCACGCGCTCGACGGCATTCGCGGCCTTGCGATCCTCTGGGTCTTCGCCTTTCACGCCAACGCCCTGCTGGTCGGGGTAACCGCCGACGCACCCGCGGGCTGGGGCCAATCACTGGCCGAGAAGGGTCTACTCGGCGTGCAGCTGTTCTTCGTGCTGAGCGGCTTTCTGCTCGCCCGACCCTGGATGCAGGCGACCGTCGCAGGCACACCCTATCCGAGCATCGGAGGTTTTTACGCACGCCGAGCCCGGCGGATCATCCCGACCTACTGGCTGCATCTCGCCCTCTTGTTCGGACTCGTCCTTCCGATCCTACGCGGCAGCTACGCGATCCTGGGTACCGACATCGGACTGACCAACCTCTGGCTTCACATCCTCTTGCTGCACTTTCTGCACCCCGGAAGTTCCAGCTCGCTCGGGCTCAACATGGCCCTGTGGAGCCTGAGTATCGAGGCCCAGTTCTATCTCCTCTTGCCGTTATTGGCCCCCTTGTTCGCCCGAAACCGGGTCCTGATCGCACTCCCGGCGGCCCTGATCATCGCGCTCTTGTGGAAGACCTATGCGCCGGACCTGCTGATGGAGTGGGTCTATCTGAACGTCTCCCCGGCTCGATTGTTCTTCTTCGATCCGGTGTCGGGACGCGCCGGCCCCTTCCCGCCCGAGATGATGCGATTCTTTCTGGAGCGCCAGTTGCCGGGCGAGCTGATCGCCTTTGCACTCGGGATGGCGGCAGCCAACCTCTACGCCCGACTGCACTCGGGCGAAACGGCCGCGCCACCGCCGCGCGCCATCGACCTGGCTGCACTCGCTTTCCTGGTGCTTGCGACGCCGACGCTGATCCACCTCTCCTTCGGCGAGATCGTGACGGGTGTCGGATGGCGGCTTTTGGGCATGCCGCTGTTTCTCGTCGGCTGCACGCTGCTCGTCCTTGCCGCTGCGCTTCGGACCCCGTTGATCGATCGAATCTTCGCAAGCCCGGTCCTGGTGCCGATCGGCATCGTCAGCTACAGCCTCTTTCTGTGGCATGAGCCCGTGCTGCGACTCGTCGCGACGGGCCGGCTATTCCCCAACGTGTGTGACGGTGCACCCTGCCGCATCGCACTTGCACTTGGGCTCGCGCTGCTCGTCGCAGCGGCTTCATACGTCCTGACAGAGCGACGCCGGGCATCGCGGATATAG